Part of the Tetragenococcus koreensis genome, TCATGCGAGCGAATTAGGTATCCGTTTCGATCAAATTTTTGTGGGAGGCGATAGCGCAGGCGGTGGATTAGCTGCAGCAGTGTCACTTTTAGCACGTGACCGTGGGGAAGTCAATATTGCTTTTCAAATGTCTCTTTATCCCATGTTGGACGATCGTATGATGACGTCTTCTATGCAAAATAACGATGCACCTATTTGGGACAGTCATGCGACTCAAGTGGCTTGGCAAATGTATTTAAAAGACCATTTTCAAACAGAAGATGTATCAAGCTATGCTGCACCAGCCAGAGCTACTAATTATCATAACTTACCACCAACTTATACTTTTGTCGGTGACATTGAGCCTTTTTACGATGAGACCAGGATATATATCAAAAACTTACAACAAGCGGGCATCCCAGCTACTATGGATATTTACCCAGGCTGTTTTCATGCTTTTGACCAATTCGATCAAACAAAAATAGCACAAAAAGCAACGATAAATTATTTAGCTCATTTTATTTTTGCTACAAATCATTATTTTGCAGCACAAACGTAGTTAATTATTCTATTTTAGTATTAATACAGCGATGAATAAATGTATAAAAGGAAACGAGGTAAGTCAATATGGAAGAATTTCGTTATTGTCGCGAATCAAAAGTTATTCAAAATCATCGAATTTTCCCCTTTGATTTGAACCCTTTTGGCGCTTTATTTGGTGGAAAACTGATGACAATTATTGATGATGCGTCATCAATTTCAATCACTAGACACTGTAGAAGAGGCGCTGTGACAGCTTCTATTGATCAAATGAATTTTTTGAAACCACTGAAAAGTAACCACTCAGTGTGTGTAGATTCCTACGTGACCGGAGCCCATCATAAATCAATGGAGGTTTTTGTGAAAGTAATCGGAGAAGATTTGGTTACAGGAGAACGTTATCTGGCGGCTACTTGCTTTATGACCTTTGTCGCTGTTCCTTCTCATATGAACAAAGAAAAAGAATTCACTGTCCCTAAAGTTGTTCCGGAAACAGAAGAAGAAAAAATGGTTTGTGACGGTTATGAAAAAAGAAGACAACAAAGACTGGCAGAACGGGAGGGATATAAAAACTTCGTTGCCAATCTCTCAACGGATTTTCCGTGGTAAATCTAGTATGGGGATGAGGACAAAATTTACTCATTCTTCGCTATGCTAACCCTAAGTGTAAAATTTATTGAGACTCTCTAAAGGATAGACAACAAAAGAAATTGTATTTTCTGTAACTAGCTGGTTGGACAA contains:
- a CDS encoding alpha/beta hydrolase; translated protein: MKITDEMIHPELRSIGKMIRYGFHFKNENTFSHMQKILNVTRGILRPKNLQWKNYVTLSLHNDQLKFAVAKSNKPKNEAVGLLWVHGGGYALGAPEQDGGFVQKFIEATNCVVVLPDYRLSTEAAFPAALEDCYDTLLWMKDHASELGIRFDQIFVGGDSAGGGLAAAVSLLARDRGEVNIAFQMSLYPMLDDRMMTSSMQNNDAPIWDSHATQVAWQMYLKDHFQTEDVSSYAAPARATNYHNLPPTYTFVGDIEPFYDETRIYIKNLQQAGIPATMDIYPGCFHAFDQFDQTKIAQKATINYLAHFIFATNHYFAAQT
- a CDS encoding acyl-CoA thioesterase, with amino-acid sequence MEEFRYCRESKVIQNHRIFPFDLNPFGALFGGKLMTIIDDASSISITRHCRRGAVTASIDQMNFLKPLKSNHSVCVDSYVTGAHHKSMEVFVKVIGEDLVTGERYLAATCFMTFVAVPSHMNKEKEFTVPKVVPETEEEKMVCDGYEKRRQQRLAEREGYKNFVANLSTDFPW